In the genome of Leptospira dzoumogneensis, one region contains:
- the thrB gene encoding homoserine kinase produces MSAAKYKFQIKVPGTSANLGSGFDLLGLAFQIYNEFSFEFGKTSEFTRKIKGSSAPVFTDDEDLVLQSYKTYFSVFVSSQTKSSSSPIPYSVTMELGLPLKGGLGSSASAVVAGFSAARFAQEKYFPDTKLPSESEFLYQLALLEGHPDNTTPAYLGGFVFSYFAEEKLYYFKRKFPKNVHCFFLIPELEISTNHSRKCLPDTYPVSDIIFNLSRMSTWWEFLESGEPGLLKRALEDKIHTPYRMNSEFPLLPLVQEIEKSAIGVSLSGSGPAVLVYTRRKDSKRLEKKFSELTKQFSERSGIPCRLVHLSPDTTGAKISFKKIS; encoded by the coding sequence ATGAGCGCGGCAAAATACAAATTCCAAATTAAGGTCCCAGGAACTTCCGCTAATTTAGGTTCCGGTTTCGATCTATTGGGGTTGGCATTTCAAATTTATAACGAGTTCAGTTTTGAATTCGGAAAAACTTCGGAGTTTACAAGAAAGATCAAAGGATCTTCTGCTCCCGTGTTTACGGATGACGAGGATCTAGTTTTACAATCTTATAAAACGTATTTTTCGGTATTCGTATCTTCACAAACCAAATCGTCTTCTTCTCCCATTCCTTATTCCGTAACTATGGAACTCGGACTTCCTTTAAAAGGTGGTTTGGGATCTAGTGCAAGCGCTGTAGTAGCCGGATTTTCTGCTGCAAGATTCGCACAGGAGAAATATTTTCCGGATACAAAACTTCCGAGTGAGTCCGAGTTCTTATACCAGCTCGCTTTATTAGAAGGTCACCCAGATAATACGACACCCGCTTATTTAGGCGGATTCGTTTTCTCTTATTTTGCAGAAGAGAAACTCTATTATTTTAAGAGAAAATTCCCTAAGAATGTACATTGTTTCTTTCTCATTCCTGAATTGGAGATCTCAACCAATCATTCCAGAAAATGCCTTCCGGATACTTATCCGGTTTCTGATATTATTTTTAATTTGAGCAGGATGTCGACTTGGTGGGAATTCTTGGAATCAGGAGAACCTGGACTTCTAAAAAGAGCATTGGAAGATAAGATCCACACTCCTTATAGAATGAATTCAGAATTTCCACTTTTACCTCTTGTGCAGGAAATTGAAAAATCCGCGATAGGCGTTTCTCTTTCTGGAAGTGGTCCTGCAGTTCTTGTTTATACTAGAAGAAAGGACTCTAAAAGACTGGAGAAAAAATTCTCGGAACTTACAAAACAATTTTCTGAAAGATCCGGGATACCGTGTAGGTTGGTGCATCTTTCTCCGGATACCACCGGAGCTAAAATCTCTTTTAAAAAGATCTCTTAA
- the bioD gene encoding dethiobiotin synthase codes for MSIFVTGTGTDIGKTFFCSLMMAKYAEELGLKYLKPIQTGADSDRVKIMNLTGLNESYFLKNYYTFELPASPHLASEMENTTVDTDELSRHLFSIKDAKILVEGAGGVYVPLNRYYFTADLVEQAKIPLVLVASTELGTINHTLLSIEALRKREIKVLGVYFIGPENPLRSDNIRTIIEAAEIGLLGTFLLPERKLSRKEFLDKVANEFDPDRILPDLLFP; via the coding sequence TTGTCCATTTTTGTAACCGGAACCGGAACCGATATTGGTAAAACGTTCTTTTGCTCTCTTATGATGGCTAAGTATGCAGAAGAACTCGGATTAAAATATCTGAAGCCGATCCAAACAGGTGCTGATTCTGATAGAGTGAAGATCATGAATCTAACCGGATTGAACGAGTCATATTTTTTAAAAAATTATTATACATTCGAACTTCCTGCTTCTCCACATCTTGCTTCCGAAATGGAAAATACTACCGTTGATACGGATGAACTTTCCAGGCATCTATTCAGTATCAAAGACGCTAAAATATTGGTAGAAGGTGCCGGAGGTGTATATGTTCCTCTCAACCGTTATTATTTTACCGCGGACCTAGTAGAGCAGGCAAAAATTCCATTGGTACTCGTTGCTTCTACGGAACTTGGAACGATCAATCATACATTATTGTCGATCGAGGCTCTTAGGAAAAGAGAGATCAAGGTTTTAGGAGTTTATTTTATAGGTCCTGAAAATCCGCTTCGTTCGGATAATATTAGGACAATCATAGAAGCGGCAGAAATCGGGCTTTTAGGGACATTTCTTCTTCCGGAAAGAAAATTGTCTAGAAAAGAATTCTTAGATAAGGTTGCAAATGAATTCGATCCGGATAGGATCCTCCCGGACTTACTATTCCCTTGA
- a CDS encoding sodium:solute symporter family transporter → MHFAWSDALVLFFYFGIVLYSGYKSGRKSSESTEFFLANRSLSWVPLSLSIVATETSALTFLSVPGIAYSGNFTFLQVVFGYILGRTIVAFVLIPLTYHHNFLSVYEWVGTRFGRRSQKTMSGLFSVTRILGDGVRLYASTLPVAMLLELGLPKILPYSFSQYSIGVWTLAIVTLITVLYTMQGGFRSVVWVDTLQYFVYVFGGVFALVLLYQSSPEPFTVISSAWEGNKLRFLEWENPSATYFMPWAVLGGALLSLGTHGADQMFIQRSLAAKNVKDAQKAMIGSGIAVFFQMILFLAIGTFLYYKFNGQTIAQDKVFSKFLIEEVPAPFLGLLLSGILASTMSTLSSSINSLSLTAKADFGWNLGGQKLSSLFFGILLFFSSLFFFSLPENYTKGLLELGLKISSFTVGSMVAVFLTEVIPFLRKRMIVSDLGLALALAGSILVTGISGTVKNYNFTVLVPLGMILFWTFALIAGFIFPNRKR, encoded by the coding sequence ATGCATTTTGCTTGGTCCGATGCTCTGGTTTTATTTTTCTATTTTGGGATCGTTCTGTATTCCGGTTATAAATCCGGGCGTAAAAGTTCGGAATCTACGGAATTCTTCTTAGCGAACAGATCTCTTTCTTGGGTTCCACTTTCACTTTCCATTGTAGCGACGGAAACCTCTGCATTGACCTTTCTTTCCGTTCCAGGAATTGCTTATTCAGGAAACTTTACGTTCTTACAGGTTGTGTTCGGATATATTTTGGGAAGAACTATTGTTGCATTCGTTCTGATCCCGCTCACCTACCATCATAATTTTCTTTCCGTGTACGAATGGGTCGGGACCAGATTCGGAAGAAGGTCCCAAAAAACAATGTCCGGTCTTTTTTCAGTGACTCGAATTTTAGGAGATGGGGTCAGGCTTTATGCGTCCACACTTCCAGTGGCGATGTTACTCGAATTAGGCCTTCCTAAAATTTTACCCTATTCGTTTAGCCAATACTCCATCGGAGTTTGGACCTTAGCAATCGTCACATTGATCACAGTTTTATATACAATGCAAGGCGGATTCAGATCGGTTGTTTGGGTGGATACATTACAATATTTTGTGTATGTATTCGGAGGAGTTTTTGCGCTCGTTCTACTCTACCAATCTAGTCCGGAACCATTCACAGTTATTTCTTCCGCTTGGGAAGGAAACAAACTTAGGTTTTTAGAATGGGAGAATCCTTCTGCGACTTACTTTATGCCTTGGGCAGTTTTAGGCGGTGCCTTACTCAGTTTAGGGACCCATGGCGCGGACCAAATGTTTATCCAAAGATCTCTCGCCGCCAAAAACGTAAAAGATGCCCAAAAAGCGATGATCGGTTCCGGAATTGCGGTATTCTTCCAGATGATACTGTTCTTGGCGATCGGGACTTTCTTATACTATAAGTTTAATGGACAGACAATCGCTCAAGACAAGGTATTTTCAAAATTTTTAATAGAAGAAGTTCCTGCCCCATTTTTAGGACTTCTACTTTCAGGGATATTGGCTTCTACAATGTCTACATTATCCAGTTCAATAAACTCACTCTCTTTGACTGCAAAAGCGGACTTCGGCTGGAATTTAGGAGGACAAAAACTTTCTTCTTTGTTCTTCGGGATCTTACTTTTTTTTAGTTCCCTATTCTTCTTCTCTCTTCCTGAAAATTATACAAAGGGACTCTTGGAATTAGGACTTAAAATTTCTTCCTTCACTGTGGGTTCTATGGTGGCGGTATTCTTAACGGAAGTGATCCCATTCTTAAGAAAAAGAATGATTGTTTCCGATCTGGGATTGGCTTTAGCTTTGGCCGGTTCAATACTGGTGACTGGAATTTCAGGAACGGTGAAAAACTATAATTTCACTGTGCTTGTTCCTCTTGGAATGATCCTATTCTGGACTTTTGCTTTAATTGCAGGATTTATTTTCCCGAACCGGAAACGATAG
- a CDS encoding SH3 domain-containing protein, which yields MYLRRLVYLILIATCTFSLSSQEKKQYIVLDPGTELYLFPEKKSEVLRKLSFGEILSAENQKEADSKFQLLTDKDGLTGWVDSRALFRMGGKGSYPVITKAIEKLLYQDSGPNELESVFTYLTKIEEGPIFQGNEFLFLKIRRLVVLQRYSEVLQSPEYRSKSRQKLEDLLKNNPTELGVYSKTGNWTDTLSNAPEGSKLKVRPETFWKVAEAYPNSKPGDFAAYLAVKYTPEIRCGRDPICVLQDEENRRLKYLLLQPNGNYAPIFSSHLEKRLLHFSKDRETLVCDTKLPKESSLKNFRNKVQELPARYGKKFYSKLRVIEEECLKK from the coding sequence ATGTATTTACGCCGGTTAGTATATCTAATACTGATCGCGACCTGTACATTCTCCCTTTCTAGCCAGGAGAAAAAACAGTACATCGTTTTAGATCCGGGAACGGAACTCTATCTGTTCCCGGAAAAAAAATCGGAAGTATTACGTAAACTTTCCTTTGGAGAAATTCTTTCTGCAGAAAACCAAAAAGAAGCGGACTCCAAATTCCAATTACTCACAGACAAGGATGGACTCACCGGTTGGGTGGATTCCCGTGCTTTGTTTAGAATGGGAGGTAAGGGAAGTTATCCTGTTATCACAAAGGCGATAGAAAAGTTACTTTATCAAGATTCCGGCCCGAACGAGTTAGAATCCGTTTTTACCTATTTAACAAAAATAGAAGAAGGTCCCATCTTCCAAGGAAACGAGTTCTTGTTCCTAAAGATCCGTAGATTAGTGGTCCTGCAAAGATATTCGGAAGTTTTACAATCTCCTGAATACAGATCCAAATCCAGGCAGAAATTAGAAGATCTTTTGAAAAATAATCCTACAGAGTTAGGAGTATATTCCAAAACAGGAAATTGGACTGATACTCTGAGCAATGCACCCGAAGGTTCTAAACTAAAGGTCAGACCGGAAACTTTCTGGAAAGTAGCGGAAGCTTATCCGAATTCAAAACCTGGGGACTTTGCAGCTTACCTGGCAGTAAAATACACTCCTGAGATCAGATGCGGCCGAGACCCGATTTGTGTTCTACAAGATGAGGAGAATCGCAGATTAAAATATCTGCTTCTTCAGCCGAACGGGAATTATGCTCCAATCTTCTCTTCTCATTTAGAAAAACGACTCCTTCATTTTTCAAAAGATAGAGAAACATTAGTATGTGATACGAAACTTCCTAAAGAGTCTTCTCTCAAAAACTTCAGGAATAAGGTGCAAGAACTTCCGGCAAGATACGGAAAGAAGTTCTATTCTAAGCTAAGAGTTATAGAAGAGGAATGTTTAAAGAAGTGA
- a CDS encoding pyridoxal phosphate-dependent aminotransferase, producing the protein MEWNARRLDVIEPSPTLAISAKAAELKKKGEDIVSFGAGEPDFETPAHIKEAAKKAIDKGMTRYTAVSGTVELRDAIITKFKRDNGLEYSRNQIIVGTGGKQVIYNFFLATLNPGDEVVIPAPYWVSYADIVRLAEGKAVIVPTSKADNFRISPAQLEKVITPKTKVVVLNSPSNPTGSAYSRKELEAIGEVILKHKVMVLSDDIYESIVFDGFQFSNLAMLSPELKELTFVTNGVSKAYSMTGWRIGYGAGPLHIIQNMDTIQSQSTSNPSSISQAAAEAALMGDQACVAEMAKAFQKRRDLIVGLLNEIPGVEVNVPQGAFYVFPYLTGVYETDGFKKLQAASSETSKSKLFCAHLLDKYKVAAVPGIAFGDDNALRLSYAMGEEDIKKGVSRISEMVKDFSR; encoded by the coding sequence ATGGAATGGAACGCAAGAAGGCTGGATGTAATCGAGCCTTCACCCACCCTAGCAATCAGCGCTAAGGCGGCAGAACTAAAAAAGAAAGGCGAAGACATCGTAAGTTTCGGAGCAGGAGAACCTGACTTCGAGACACCGGCCCATATTAAAGAGGCCGCTAAAAAAGCGATCGATAAGGGAATGACCCGTTACACTGCCGTTTCCGGTACGGTGGAACTCCGAGACGCAATCATCACTAAATTCAAAAGAGATAATGGACTGGAATATTCCAGAAACCAGATCATTGTAGGAACAGGCGGAAAGCAGGTTATCTATAATTTCTTCTTAGCTACCTTAAACCCTGGAGACGAGGTTGTGATCCCAGCTCCTTATTGGGTAAGTTATGCGGATATAGTACGTCTGGCAGAAGGTAAGGCAGTCATCGTTCCTACCAGCAAAGCGGACAATTTCAGGATTTCTCCTGCTCAATTGGAGAAGGTGATCACACCTAAAACAAAGGTAGTGGTCCTGAACTCTCCATCTAACCCTACAGGTTCCGCGTATTCCAGAAAGGAATTGGAAGCAATCGGAGAAGTGATCTTAAAACATAAGGTCATGGTTTTAAGCGACGATATCTATGAGAGTATCGTTTTTGACGGATTTCAATTTTCGAATCTGGCGATGCTTTCTCCCGAACTAAAAGAACTTACATTCGTAACCAATGGTGTGTCCAAGGCATACTCCATGACTGGTTGGAGGATCGGATACGGTGCGGGACCGTTACATATTATCCAGAACATGGATACGATCCAAAGCCAGTCTACATCCAATCCTTCTTCTATCTCCCAAGCTGCCGCAGAAGCTGCACTGATGGGAGACCAGGCTTGTGTAGCCGAAATGGCTAAAGCATTCCAGAAGAGAAGGGACCTGATCGTAGGACTTTTAAATGAGATCCCAGGCGTGGAAGTGAATGTTCCTCAAGGTGCATTCTATGTATTTCCTTATCTGACCGGAGTTTATGAAACCGACGGTTTCAAAAAACTACAAGCTGCAAGTTCGGAGACAAGCAAGAGTAAATTATTCTGCGCTCATCTTTTGGATAAGTATAAAGTAGCCGCGGTTCCAGGGATCGCATTCGGAGACGATAATGCACTTCGTCTATCTTATGCGATGGGAGAAGAAGATATCAAAAAAGGTGTCTCTCGAATCTCCGAAATGGTAAAGGATTTCTCCCGTTAA
- a CDS encoding malate dehydrogenase gives MAKTVKVAVTGAAGQIGYSLLFRIASGQMFGADTPVEIQMLELEAALPAAKGVIMELEDCAFPLLQKVSVSADLDVAFKDINWALLVGSVPRKAGMERSDLLKINGGIFVNQGKAIEKNAASDVRVLVVGNPCNTNCLIAMNNAKGVPTDRWFAMTKLDENRAKSQLAIKSGNLVKDVTNVAIWGNHSSTQYPDFYNAKIGGKVATDVIKDHDWLKGDFIKNVQQRGAEIIKARGASSAASAANGVVDTVRQIITPTPAGDWFSVAVTSDGSYGADKGLIFGYPVKSDGTKVEIVKGLELNDFAKEKFNITHDELKSERDEVKGML, from the coding sequence ATGGCAAAAACAGTTAAGGTAGCAGTTACGGGTGCCGCTGGGCAGATCGGATATTCTTTATTATTTAGGATCGCATCCGGTCAAATGTTCGGAGCGGACACTCCTGTAGAGATCCAAATGTTGGAACTGGAGGCGGCTCTTCCTGCTGCTAAAGGTGTGATCATGGAATTGGAAGACTGCGCCTTTCCTCTTTTGCAAAAAGTAAGTGTTTCCGCGGATTTGGATGTCGCTTTCAAAGACATCAACTGGGCGCTACTCGTCGGTTCCGTGCCAAGAAAAGCAGGAATGGAAAGAAGCGACCTTCTCAAAATTAACGGTGGGATTTTCGTAAACCAAGGAAAAGCGATCGAGAAGAACGCCGCTTCTGACGTAAGAGTTTTAGTCGTCGGAAACCCTTGTAATACGAACTGTCTTATCGCTATGAACAATGCGAAAGGAGTTCCTACAGATCGTTGGTTTGCAATGACCAAGCTGGATGAGAACCGTGCGAAATCCCAACTTGCGATCAAGTCAGGAAATTTAGTAAAAGACGTAACTAACGTTGCGATCTGGGGAAACCACTCTTCTACCCAATACCCTGACTTCTATAACGCTAAGATAGGCGGAAAAGTGGCAACGGATGTGATCAAGGATCATGACTGGTTAAAAGGTGACTTCATTAAGAACGTTCAACAACGTGGAGCTGAGATCATCAAAGCAAGAGGAGCTTCTTCTGCTGCGTCTGCTGCTAACGGAGTTGTGGATACTGTTCGTCAGATCATCACTCCAACTCCAGCAGGAGATTGGTTCAGTGTTGCTGTTACTTCCGACGGTTCTTACGGAGCTGATAAGGGACTTATCTTCGGATACCCTGTTAAGTCCGATGGAACTAAAGTTGAGATCGTTAAAGGATTGGAATTGAACGACTTTGCGAAAGAGAAATTCAATATCACTCATGACGAACTTAAATCTGAAAGAGACGAAGTAAAAGGGATGTTATAA
- a CDS encoding DsbA family protein produces the protein MSEETSSTLLDRVFGPKFKEALPWIFLGYVLISIAIIVKLSIPEHYMRVGTFGFYTISDIKKDNPSAYRKYLQENNQQMYRMFSQLASQEILKKEAAAKGVPVEELTKFGRGYEPVQDEVIAAYNQFKDEPGLKGKPLATVQGEIVKYLKAVQADRERQAFFGRMREEYNTEIIGPELPPPTRVAIEASENPTIGPADAKVTIVEFSDFECPYCAMSQTTTKALREQYKDKIKWVFRDFPMDFHRNAMFAHVAANCAIPQGKYWQYNSLLFENGRKLEKGNVIKLAQQVGLDMGTFNRCISDEDKIKSEIEADMQAGQSYGVNGTPAFFINGILVEGNMPIQNFTKIIDEELKNN, from the coding sequence ATGTCTGAAGAAACTTCTTCCACTTTGTTAGACCGTGTTTTCGGTCCGAAATTCAAGGAGGCACTTCCTTGGATCTTTTTAGGTTATGTTTTAATATCTATCGCTATTATCGTAAAACTTTCCATCCCGGAACATTATATGAGAGTCGGGACATTCGGGTTCTATACTATCTCCGATATCAAAAAAGATAACCCGTCCGCTTATCGTAAGTATCTTCAGGAAAACAACCAGCAGATGTACAGAATGTTTTCCCAACTTGCTTCTCAAGAGATCCTGAAAAAAGAAGCGGCTGCTAAGGGAGTTCCTGTAGAAGAGCTGACTAAATTCGGAAGAGGGTATGAACCGGTTCAAGACGAAGTTATCGCGGCTTATAACCAATTCAAAGACGAGCCCGGTTTAAAAGGAAAACCTTTGGCAACAGTGCAAGGTGAGATCGTAAAGTATTTAAAAGCAGTACAAGCTGATAGAGAAAGACAAGCGTTCTTCGGAAGAATGAGAGAAGAGTATAATACCGAGATCATCGGACCGGAACTTCCTCCTCCGACTAGAGTTGCGATCGAAGCCAGTGAGAATCCAACCATCGGACCTGCTGATGCAAAAGTTACTATCGTAGAATTTTCGGATTTCGAATGCCCTTATTGCGCGATGAGCCAAACAACAACAAAGGCACTTAGAGAACAATATAAGGATAAGATCAAATGGGTCTTTAGGGATTTTCCTATGGACTTCCACAGGAATGCAATGTTCGCTCACGTCGCGGCAAACTGTGCGATCCCTCAGGGAAAATACTGGCAGTATAATAGCCTTCTTTTCGAAAACGGAAGAAAATTAGAAAAAGGGAATGTGATCAAGCTAGCCCAGCAAGTTGGTTTAGATATGGGAACATTCAATCGTTGTATCTCTGACGAAGACAAGATCAAAAGCGAGATCGAAGCGGATATGCAGGCAGGACAAAGTTACGGAGTGAACGGAACCCCTGCATTCTTCATTAACGGTATTTTAGTGGAAGGCAATATGCCGATCCAAAATTTCACGAAGATCATCGACGAAGAGCTAAAAAATAACTAA
- the bioA gene encoding adenosylmethionine--8-amino-7-oxononanoate transaminase: MIWHPYTIQLDSDPPLKIVSAKGEFLYDENGKEYIDAISSWWVSIHGHNHPKLVEAVKKQLDSLDHVLLAGFTHPPALELAHELLEFTDWAFSKVVYSDNGSTALEIMLKIALQYFRNQGREKKKVFINFSYSYHGDTIGAMSVGGDSVFNRVFQSLLFQTKNFPSPACHDCPVSKSPHSCAEDCLDELEAYLSAHSEEVVGVVMEPLIAGAGGMLFHKPSVLTRLREITERYDVLLLLDEVFTGFGRTGANFAYQKAGIRPDMVALAKGLTAGILPLAVTLVREEIYKEFLSSEPMKAFYHGHTMTGYPPGCASALASLRIYKEENRLSDVKKLESYLEEGWAKLRAEFPDKIKNTRVLGSVGVGELFTGKAKPGYVNPFAREFRRICQEKGVILRPLGNVIYITPPYNISKSSLDKVFLAVREGLSAYKIQD; the protein is encoded by the coding sequence TTGATCTGGCATCCATACACAATCCAACTAGATTCGGATCCTCCTTTAAAGATAGTTTCTGCAAAGGGAGAATTTTTATATGATGAGAATGGAAAAGAATATATAGATGCAATTTCCTCCTGGTGGGTGAGTATCCACGGTCATAATCATCCTAAACTCGTAGAAGCAGTTAAAAAACAGTTAGATTCCTTGGATCATGTACTTCTCGCAGGTTTTACCCATCCTCCCGCGTTGGAACTCGCTCATGAACTTTTAGAATTCACTGATTGGGCTTTTAGCAAGGTAGTTTATTCGGATAACGGTTCCACCGCTTTGGAGATCATGCTGAAGATCGCACTTCAGTATTTTAGGAACCAAGGCAGAGAAAAGAAAAAGGTATTTATAAACTTCTCCTATTCTTATCATGGAGACACGATCGGTGCGATGAGCGTAGGAGGGGATTCCGTATTTAACAGAGTTTTCCAAAGTCTTTTATTCCAAACCAAAAATTTCCCTTCACCTGCCTGTCATGATTGTCCTGTTTCCAAATCCCCGCATTCCTGCGCAGAGGATTGTTTGGACGAACTGGAGGCGTATTTATCCGCTCACTCGGAAGAAGTAGTGGGAGTCGTAATGGAACCTTTGATTGCGGGTGCGGGTGGAATGTTATTCCATAAACCGAGTGTTCTTACAAGACTCAGAGAGATCACGGAACGTTATGATGTTCTTCTTCTTCTGGACGAGGTATTTACCGGTTTCGGAAGAACAGGTGCAAATTTTGCCTATCAAAAAGCTGGGATCCGTCCGGACATGGTGGCACTTGCAAAAGGACTTACTGCAGGGATTCTACCCTTGGCAGTGACCTTGGTCAGGGAAGAAATTTACAAAGAATTTTTATCCTCCGAGCCTATGAAGGCATTCTATCATGGACATACTATGACCGGATATCCTCCAGGCTGCGCTTCCGCACTTGCATCATTACGAATTTATAAAGAAGAAAACAGGCTCTCGGACGTAAAAAAATTGGAGTCCTATTTGGAAGAAGGCTGGGCCAAACTAAGAGCTGAATTTCCGGACAAGATCAAGAATACAAGAGTGCTCGGTTCAGTAGGTGTAGGAGAACTTTTTACAGGTAAGGCGAAGCCGGGTTATGTAAATCCATTCGCGAGAGAATTTCGCAGGATCTGCCAAGAGAAAGGAGTTATTCTTCGACCTCTTGGGAACGTGATATATATCACTCCTCCTTATAATATTTCTAAATCATCTTTGGATAAGGTATTTCTGGCAGTTCGTGAAGGTCTTAGTGCCTACAAAATCCAAGATTGA
- a CDS encoding aminotransferase class I/II-fold pyridoxal phosphate-dependent enzyme, with protein MQETQSSKLPFFSELPAFFSRLESQNRIRTLDPPSGLDLCSNDYLGLSTHPEIIQALKEGIDIYGAGSTASRLVRGHRRVFEELENDFSNWVKSEDSLFFANGYAANLGTISCVADPSYTIFCDRKNHASLMDGVRLSGAKKVYYKHSDLNDLESLLKKHSGTKHKMIVTESVFSMDGDKTDIRALIDLKEKYGALLYIDEAHAIGLFGKEGSGVSLEENISRTSEIDFRMSTLGKALGLEGAVISTTKDARKYLLHSARTFVFSTGSLPAIAHAGRVAIRLAKRMDHERRVLEENSEFFRDSLHQIGRDTGNSNTQIIPILLGSEEEALGLSSCLNQNGFQAKAIRPPTVDISRIRVSLNSKITRKDLEKFVQLVREN; from the coding sequence GTGCAGGAAACGCAATCCTCGAAACTTCCTTTTTTTTCGGAGCTTCCTGCCTTCTTTTCCAGGTTAGAATCTCAGAATAGGATCCGGACCCTGGATCCTCCTTCTGGCCTGGACCTCTGCTCCAATGATTATCTGGGGCTTTCTACTCATCCCGAAATCATCCAAGCTCTTAAAGAAGGTATCGATATCTACGGTGCAGGTTCTACTGCCAGCCGTTTAGTCAGAGGTCACAGAAGAGTATTCGAAGAATTAGAAAATGATTTTTCGAACTGGGTGAAGTCGGAAGATTCTCTCTTCTTCGCAAATGGATACGCTGCAAATTTAGGAACGATTTCCTGCGTTGCAGATCCTTCTTACACGATCTTTTGTGATCGTAAAAATCATGCTTCCTTAATGGACGGGGTCCGGCTTTCAGGAGCCAAAAAAGTATATTATAAACATTCGGATCTGAACGATCTGGAGAGTTTATTAAAAAAACATTCTGGTACCAAGCATAAGATGATCGTTACCGAGTCCGTGTTCAGTATGGATGGGGACAAAACGGATATTCGTGCATTGATAGACCTGAAAGAAAAATACGGAGCATTACTCTATATAGATGAGGCACATGCAATCGGACTTTTCGGGAAAGAAGGCTCTGGCGTTTCCTTAGAAGAAAATATCTCACGGACTTCCGAAATAGATTTTAGAATGTCTACCCTAGGAAAAGCATTGGGTTTAGAAGGTGCAGTTATCTCCACCACCAAGGATGCCAGAAAATATTTACTCCATTCTGCCAGGACATTTGTTTTTTCTACAGGTTCGCTTCCTGCAATCGCTCATGCGGGTAGAGTTGCAATTCGTTTGGCAAAACGGATGGATCATGAAAGAAGAGTATTGGAAGAAAATTCGGAATTCTTCCGTGATTCTCTACATCAAATCGGAAGGGATACTGGAAATTCTAATACTCAAATTATACCTATACTTTTAGGTTCGGAAGAAGAAGCATTAGGACTTTCGTCTTGTCTGAACCAAAACGGATTCCAAGCAAAAGCGATCCGTCCTCCGACGGTTGATATTTCTAGGATCAGAGTTTCTTTAAATTCTAAGATTACTAGAAAAGATCTGGAAAAATTCGTACAATTGGTCCGGGAGAATTAA
- a CDS encoding alpha/beta fold hydrolase: MFKEVKLFFKEYPAKETATLTTPILILHGLFGSSKNWVSVSDFLSSYSRVYSLDLRNHGDSPHSSEHSLSAMAEDVKEFLEDHGLDKVILLGHSMGGLAAMTFALRHPEKVEDLIIQDIAPRDYEFKYEGELAVLRTDLSNFKNRQEIDSATSKFVTNPFIRNFLLMNLDRTESGQYRWKLNVDAISRSKNMFQSEFSGADKQYSGKVIFIIGGDSEYFHTSDKIVCLEYFPNARFETIPGGDHYIHFTKAEEFRKILTAFMDSIVSGSGK, translated from the coding sequence ATGTTTAAAGAAGTGAAACTTTTCTTTAAAGAATATCCTGCTAAAGAAACTGCAACTCTTACCACTCCTATCTTAATTTTACACGGTCTATTCGGCTCTTCTAAAAACTGGGTAAGTGTTTCCGATTTTTTAAGCTCTTATTCCAGGGTATACAGCCTGGATCTTAGGAACCATGGAGACTCTCCACATTCTTCGGAACATTCTTTGAGCGCAATGGCAGAAGATGTAAAAGAATTTTTAGAAGATCATGGACTGGATAAAGTCATTCTACTTGGTCATTCCATGGGCGGCCTTGCTGCAATGACATTCGCACTTAGGCATCCTGAAAAAGTGGAAGATCTGATCATACAGGATATTGCTCCCAGAGATTATGAATTCAAATACGAAGGGGAGCTTGCGGTCTTAAGAACGGATCTCTCTAATTTTAAGAACAGACAAGAAATAGATTCCGCTACTTCTAAATTTGTAACGAACCCATTTATTCGGAACTTTTTACTAATGAACCTGGATAGAACTGAATCCGGGCAATATCGCTGGAAACTGAATGTGGATGCGATCTCTCGTTCTAAAAATATGTTCCAATCTGAATTTTCAGGTGCAGATAAACAATATTCCGGAAAGGTAATATTTATCATCGGAGGAGACTCGGAGTATTTCCATACAAGCGATAAGATAGTATGTTTAGAATATTTTCCGAATGCAAGATTCGAAACGATCCCCGGCGGGGATCATTATATCCATTTTACAAAAGCGGAAGAATTTCGTAAAATCCTGACCGCTTTTATGGATTCTATCGTTTCCGGTTCGGGAAAATAA